ggaTTGGTCCTGATTATGAGTCATGAGGCGAACAGGTTTCATTGTGGCATGCCATTGAACTGCGGGGTTCCCacacacaatatatatatatattttttttgttattgtagACTAAGATCCACTACGTGTTGTGTCACTCAGAATTCGATTGGTTTTAGGTTTTAAATCGGGTGCCTCAGAATACGGTTTGGATTAAATTCTCtgaaatttataacaaaagtAAGCCAGCAAGTGTTAAATCTAGCGAAAAAACTAtgcagttaaaatatattaacctTGAAAATTATAGCATTTAACcctaagatatatatattatcgATATAATCTATAGCGATTTCTGTGGCCCCTTTATTTACTTTCTAATTGAATTCAACAGTTTTTAAGCCAAAATAACGCATTTTTAAATCAGCtaaattacttaatttttcACATAGtttaatggaatttaaaaccaCGATATCTAATGACACAACAGAACACTGATGAGTCTAGGACATCCGATATAAAACATAAAGATATGTTTAACTTAATCTATAACTTTTTGTTGAACGCTAAACAGTCCCATACATACGGTGTATAACGCTGATCCTTGTAGCTAATTTGATAACGAAACTATTTAATGAAAACTAATGACAACTCTTCAAGGGATTCTAGAGGCAGCGATCGAAACAATGATTGATTGATTTGCATCCGAAAAAGGGCAACCAATAAGTAAGCGCCTGGAGATAACATAACCGGAATAGATCCTACATTTACCATTAATGTCCACTCTTCTTTTCTTCCAATAAGCGTCCCAGTAGTTCGGATATCTCTCGCAGAGAAATCCAATCCGGTGcgacagacacagacacagaaaCGATATAGAAAGAGCTACCGAATCGAACGAATTAATCAAAATTCTTCTTTTCTCAATTCCTCAGCGAATAATGAATTATATTTCTGCCAGCGCTAATAATAAACCACTTGATTAATGAATTTGATTTGCAACTTACAGCATATTCTCGATAATCGTTATTAGTTAGTACTTTACGATAAGCCCACTAAGTCTAGCGCCAAGAGCAGCACCCTCTTACGTCCCCAGGCTCGAGAACCTTCTCATCAAAGTCGCCTCTTCTCTCTGCTCTTCTCGTCCGCAGGTCACCCTCGCCGGAGCCCATTTACAGTTCTGATGGCAAGCGGCTGAACACCCGTGAGTTCCGCTACCGGAAACGCTTGGAAGAACAGCGACATCAGTTGATAGTCAAAATGCAGACGGTCAATCCGGAGTTTAAGCCACCGGCGGACTACAAGTGAGTGCGGACTACTAGTATCCATTGAACTATTAattgatttcccaatttctCCAGACCGCCGGTGACCCGTGTCAGCGATAAAGTGCTGATCCCGCAGGAACAGCATCCGGACATCAACTTTGTGGGCCTGCTGATCGGGCCGCGAGGCAATACGCTCAAAGCTATGGAGAAGGATACGGGCGCCAAGATCATAATTCGCGGCAAGGGATCGGTGAAGGAGGGCAAGGTGGGCCGCAAGGATGGTCAACCGTTGCCGGGCGAGGACGAGCCCCTGCATGCGTTCATCACCGCACCCAATCCGGAGGCGGTGCGCAAGGCGGTGGACAAGATCAAGGACGTAATACGGCAGGGCATCGAGGTACCAGAGGGCCACAACGATCTCCGCCGAATGCAGTTGCGAGAGTTGGCCCAGCTCAATGGAACGTTGCGCGAAAATGACATCCAACGGTGTACGTGCGGCTCCACGGACCACAAGTCGTGGCAGTGTCCAGACAAGCCGATTATCACAAACACCATAGTGTGCACCTCATGCGGCGGGACAGGCCATCTGACCAAGGATTGTCGCAACAAGCGCCCGGGATCCGGAGCACCGGGCATGGCCTGTGAGGATACCCAGGCGAAGATCGACGAGGAGTACATGAGCTTAATGGCAGAGCTCGGAGAGGGACCGCCGCCATCAGCCGCACCAGCAACCAAGCCGGATCCGCCCGCAAACAGTGGTCCTCAGTTGCACCGGGCCAGCTACAGCATCTTTGATAAGAAGCCCTCGCAGTTGCAGGCCATCCAGTCACCGCCGAGCAGCTCCTCGTCGCGAGATCACCAGCGCGACATGGGCGGATGGGGTGCGACGGGGCACGAGCACGGCCTGGGCATGGAGCACGGTATGGGGATGGAGCAGCACGCTCACGGCTTGGCAGCGATGGATCACGGCATGAGTGTGGGCATGGAGCACGCGATGTCGGCCTATTTGCCGGCGCCTGGCACCCAAGCGCCACCACCAATGCCGCCACCGCTAATGCCATGGATGAGTGCACCGCAGCCGCCGCCACCGGCAACGGAGCCGCTGAATCCACCCATACCGGGCACATTGCCACCGCTCATACCGCCACCGCCGGGCACTAGTGCTCCACCCATGCCGCCGTGGGGCGGTGGCGGCTACAGTGGTTGGGGCAGCGGCTATGCTCCGCCACCACCTCCACCCTGTGGCCCGCCGCCACCAGCCTTGAGCTTGTCgcagccgccgccaccaccaccgccctCCGCTTGAGCTTTGGGACTAGACGCCGCTGCTGATGACCGCATGAGACTGTCGCTGcaatcaattaattatgtaATCCTAATCCAAGACCACAAGATAGTCGCTTTCCCTACAACTCACCATAATCGAGACGAACCTACAAaactaatttgtatttaatgatgcttaaaaataaaggaCGCAATTAAATAGTTCATTATCAAATTAAATCACAATGTATGGGGATTTTAATGAGCCTGGTTGAGGGATTGAGCCTACAGAAAAAGtctaaatataatatttatcaCCATTTGATCTCTATAACTTATAATAATGATTACGGTTCCTGTTTAATATCCCTCTAAATTATCTAGTAATcaataaatatcgatttaGTCTCGATGAATTAATAGTCACCCCTTCCTAAGATTAATTTGTTAAACTTGCAACTAGAATAATTTTCCTCTTTATTAGCTGGGAGTCTTTTGTTTGTGGTGAATGTTTCTTCAGGCGCGTTTAGAAGGTATCAAACGATCTCTTAGCCGTGCTTGGTGAAGTACTTCTTGGACTCCTCCACATCGGGCTTGATGGTGGCCGGGTTCGTCTTGGGGTTCCAGTTGGCCGGGCACACCTCTCCGTGCTGTTCGACAAATTGGAAGGCCTTGATGAGACGCAGTACCTCATCAACGGAACGGCCAACGGGCAGGTCGTTAATGGAGTACTGGCGCAGGATACCATTGGGATCGATGATGAAGGTGCCACGCAGCGAGATACCCTCCTTATCCAGCAGCACATCGTAGTCGGCGGAGATCTTCTTGGTCAAATCGGAGAGGAGCGGATACTTGAGCTGGCCAACACCGCCGTTCTTGCGGTCCACATTGCACCAGGTCAGGTGGCTGAAATGTGAGTCCACGGACACGCCCAAAACCTCGGTATTGATGTCGTGGAACTCCTTGATCCGCTCGCTAAATGCAACGATTTCCGTGGGGCAAACGAATGTGCTGTGGAGGATGGAAGCATAGGTCAGTGGACAAGCCAACACAGGATGGTGCAGACATACAAATCGAGTGGGTAGAAGAACAGCACCAGGTACTTGCCCCTGTAGTCCTCCAGTTTCACCTCCTGGAAGTTGTTGCCCACCACGGCCAGACCCTTGAAATCGGGTGCCGGCTGCTGGACACGAACCGCAGCCAGGGGAGCCGCTGGAAGAAGAGATTAGGATTCAGTTAGTTCGTTGGAAATGTCTAAAATATGTGTAACTCACTCTGATGCAGGAGTCGGGCGGCAAGCTGTTTCTGCTGGCGCAAAATGCCCTTGCCAAGCAGCGGCACCTGCAAGGCATATTAAAACGAAATTAATTCAATATCCGAAGGCGGTTTCAACAAATTACGTAATCGCCGTGGCAtgttttcgaaaaatatacgGCTCATTGACCAACTTACGTTGCGCAAAAGTGTGCGTCCCACGAAAGACATCTTGTTATTTTGCAATCTTAATTATTACGTACTGATAAGGGCTTTTTAAGTCCGGATTCGCGGAGCCGGCTGAATTTTTTAACAAtctaaaaagtaaaaacaaaactgaCAGTGAGACCAGTACCGAGAATTTTCCAAAATCCGTAtgaatatatcgatatattttctaaaagcGGCAGCTTTGGTTGCTTTTGAGGGAATAGTCTGGCAACGCCTAACCTTGCGTAAGGTTTTCATTACGTTACGTAGAGTTATCGATAAGTTATTGgcggaaaatttaaaaataattgtgaCTTTCTTAGAagtattaaaatttgatttgattaaatTGAAAGCCTAAGATGTTATACTTTGGATGTCCCAGGAATACAAATTAGATGATTTTATATTACTAAATCCCGAATAATGGTTAAAAAAGTGATGGTTTAATCACATAAGTTTAGTTTAATTACATACTGGATGACTGGAGCTATCATCCAGCTTCCCTTTCCTCACATGCAAACTctgttataaaaagaaacaccTCCCCTTTATATCGTTTATAAGCCCATTTCTTTGCAGCTCAGCGCAATGTCCTGCTTTGTCCATTGTCCACTGGGGGAAATGAGTATCCTCATACCGTCGCGGATAATGGAAAGTgtagcaaaatatttaccaCGCACTGCACACGCCACACAATGGTAATGAGCTGCTTACCCGTCCAACTATTTGCACTACATGTGTTTTGTTCGCCGCTCGTTAATCCACTAAATGCCCGAAAGCGGCTCAGATCCCTCTTGAACTACGGGACCCTGGCCCTCTTCAAGGAGGGCTTcctttcgtttcgttttggttGAGGTTTTGTCCCATTGCCAGGCTACAATGCCCCGATCTAGATACTTTTGTATCCTGCGAGATGCCGCCGCATTCGGATCGAGAATCGGAACAATGAACAATGGCGCAAGATATGTGTGGCATGCAGGggcaaacaaatatttttgcatatttgcaCGGATATGTTGGCAAAACATCTGACGGATGGCGGAACGCCCACACACTTAGTTCTCCTGGCCCATTGCCATTGCTATTTCCATATCCATTGCCATCTCTCTGATCTCAACGGGGATTTTTCCAGCCTCGGCTCTGTTTTGCTCTGCTCCGTTCTGTTGATGGTCCGCCAATGGCGCTCGACTCTCTTACTTTCCCGCAATTAGTCAATTCCCATGTTTGCAATTACGCTCGGTTCCTCCCCCAACTTTTTGCATCCCCCTGACGGGGGTGGCATACCTCTCGCCCTTCCATGGCCTGCACGCTTTTTACAATTTTCGCTGCTTTTCATCTGTAATTTGGCGCAAATTACGATCTCCAAGTGGCTGTCCGTCCTTATGGCCATTGCCATTCCCCAAATTCacacttgaaaataaaatttgtattcatattaataaattttaaataatataaaaacgcGTAAGTCCTTTTTTAAGCTACAAAATGTATGCCTAAATACTCCTTTCTGGGCTTTATTTTTACATACATTTCCTGGTTTAACTTAagaattttcatatttatttttcagtaaTGCTTTACCTAAAATATCAAGATTTTCGTTTAGTGTATTCGGTCGTTAACTTGTTTATGAGTTGGCGACTGGGCGCTGGGGTCGTGGGGTGCGTTAAAAGGCAGCGCGCTAAGTAATTACGGTCGGCAGCTCGCTGAGGTCCCCGAaaagtgtgtgtgggtgtttttgtgtgtattCCACGGATTTCCAGGAACTCCCCGCGCGCACGCTTGGCAAATCCGTGGCCCTGCACTAATTCCCAGACAGTTGGACTACTTTTACCAATTAAAAGTGCACGTCGCTTTGTCTGCTAGGGTCCAGACCCGGTAGCCGGTAGCCGTATATGTATCGCTTTCAATCCGCTGCTTGCCTGGCCCGCCCGCAGGATTTGCGCAgatttacataatttaaacaaacacttgaGCACTTGAGGCAGCATCGCTCGTGTGCCGCACTCGCAGGATCTCGGGGCCGAGGAGTTTCGGGCGGATTCTCGGGGATTCTCTGAAGGCGTTGACGACATTCACACGCACCGCTCCTTGCCGGATCCCTAGAGCCCATCTCCTTGCGCTTTCATTGTGGCCCAGATGCCGTCATATTAGCACAAATCTGCTTAGGTTTTTGTTAGCATCTCGAGTGCTGGTGCTGGCCCAGATTCGGAGGATCTTGATTTGTGACAATTGTCACAATGCCGGGGCTTAGGGCCTCTCGAGTCTCGGATCTGGAGCATCGAGGTGAGGATGCCGAGTGCTGGTTCTCCTGTTCGGGGCAACGCGTAATCCTGATGCAAATCTAGCTAATGTGATTCGTATCGGTAGCAGCTCCCGTACTCCTATAGCTGctatatctgtatctgtgtccTTCGCCATCTTTATCGCCTTGCCATTTGCCGCTCTGATGTTCTTTTTTAACACTTTTGTGTTTGGAAATTCGAGATGCTTGCCGCCAGTTAATTAAGAAAGTGCGCAAGCAGAAAAAGGACACAAAGGCATTGCATTACAGCCGTGAGAGTTCGGTTCCGCCAAAGGAGGCCCTTCTTCACACCTGCTTTGGCTTAGAAATGGAAAGGGATTTACttgtttatttcttaaaattctataaatgttgtttaatttaaatatcaaaataaaacgGAATTAGCCAGGATAGCTTCTATCGCATCCACTCCTGGGCAGCCAAGTGAAATGCATTAAAATGGCGTTAAAATGACTGCCATTGATTTCTCTGTCATTGGTAAGTAGCTGTGGTATTTTTGTTATTGCAACAAtttgaatacatttataaaaagcTCCCGACTCCGGAccattaataataattgctgtgatttaaattttaatggcAATTGTTGGTAAACAAGAGCGAAGCACACAGCACACAGCTGGAAGTCCCGGAGCAGTGCCTTTCGACCCAgttaatatgtatttattgcAATGGAAAATTATGTGTCATCGATGCGGAGAGGGCAAACAGCTAAAATGCATTTGGGAAATTGTAATAGTCACAATACCTGgactttgattttaatatggaaatcaaatcaaagacGAAATActatttttcataaataaagaTTGATTTTAAAGAGTATTTGAAGTGTTAcacaaatttctaaaaattgttAATGAATAGGTTTCCAATAAAAAGGCCTTATAGGGACATGTTCcccatattatattttattttcctgatAAACTGGCATCTATAATAAAATGTGTTGCATGTTGAACTTGTGCAACATAAATGCGTGTTGTTCAACATGCTCCTAGCAGCATTttcttacaaatattttcttaggGAGATCCccttgtaaaattaaatttttagtaCGAAGTAATCCGTTAATAAAAGCATAATTATGCTATCCTATAACTTTATCGCTTACATCTTA
Above is a genomic segment from Drosophila kikkawai strain 14028-0561.14 chromosome 3R, DkikHiC1v2, whole genome shotgun sequence containing:
- the SF1 gene encoding splicing factor 1 isoform X1, which gives rise to MSATPPDLLSSAAAVAVAREVSAAANGGGSGRSGADKERSRSKDRSRDKDKDKDRDKKRRDSRDRDSRRRDDRDKDRDRERDRDRDRDRDRDRDSRSNRSRSRNYDDHDRRRKRSRSRDRDRKRDRDRDSRSRRSSSRGGRGGDDYGDRNRRRRSRSRSYDRRRNDRGGQRDQRDQPPQRSSRERTHVNPFDTSGNRSSMSSLNQEQDHPRIPSLFDRQPQGLDTIREEPRESRFDLSQTIQELMGSAGSKGFASFFSNQNSNDSTSNGAIDNSMDSAAERKRKRKSRWGGNENDKTFIPGMPTILPSTLDPAQQEAYLVQFQIEEISRKLRTGDLGITQNPEERSPSPEPIYSSDGKRLNTREFRYRKRLEEQRHQLIVKMQTVNPEFKPPADYKPPVTRVSDKVLIPQEQHPDINFVGLLIGPRGNTLKAMEKDTGAKIIIRGKGSVKEGKVGRKDGQPLPGEDEPLHAFITAPNPEAVRKAVDKIKDVIRQGIEVPEGHNDLRRMQLRELAQLNGTLRENDIQRCTCGSTDHKSWQCPDKPIITNTIVCTSCGGTGHLTKDCRNKRPGSGAPGMACEDTQAKIDEEYMSLMAELGEGPPPSAAPATKPDPPANSGPQLHRASYSIFDKKPSQLQAIQSPPSSSSSRDHQRDMGGWGATGHEHGLGMEHGMGMEQHAHGLAAMDHGMSVGMEHAMSAYLPAPGTQAPPPMPPPLMPWMSAPQPPPPATEPLNPPIPGTLPPLIPPPPGTSAPPMPPWGGGGYSGWGSGYAPPPPPPCGPPPPALSLSQPPPPPPPSA
- the Prx3 gene encoding thioredoxin-dependent peroxide reductase, mitochondrial; translated protein: MSFVGRTLLRNVPLLGKGILRQQKQLAARLLHQTAPLAAVRVQQPAPDFKGLAVVGNNFQEVKLEDYRGKYLVLFFYPLDFTFVCPTEIVAFSERIKEFHDINTEVLGVSVDSHFSHLTWCNVDRKNGGVGQLKYPLLSDLTKKISADYDVLLDKEGISLRGTFIIDPNGILRQYSINDLPVGRSVDEVLRLIKAFQFVEQHGEVCPANWNPKTNPATIKPDVEESKKYFTKHG
- the SF1 gene encoding splicing factor 1 isoform X2, with the translated sequence MQTVNPEFKPPADYKPPVTRVSDKVLIPQEQHPDINFVGLLIGPRGNTLKAMEKDTGAKIIIRGKGSVKEGKVGRKDGQPLPGEDEPLHAFITAPNPEAVRKAVDKIKDVIRQGIEVPEGHNDLRRMQLRELAQLNGTLRENDIQRCTCGSTDHKSWQCPDKPIITNTIVCTSCGGTGHLTKDCRNKRPGSGAPGMACEDTQAKIDEEYMSLMAELGEGPPPSAAPATKPDPPANSGPQLHRASYSIFDKKPSQLQAIQSPPSSSSSRDHQRDMGGWGATGHEHGLGMEHGMGMEQHAHGLAAMDHGMSVGMEHAMSAYLPAPGTQAPPPMPPPLMPWMSAPQPPPPATEPLNPPIPGTLPPLIPPPPGTSAPPMPPWGGGGYSGWGSGYAPPPPPPCGPPPPALSLSQPPPPPPPSA